The Silvibacterium dinghuense DNA window GCATGAAATGATAGAAAACGGACGGTGCGGCACACAGAAAGCAGAAGATGTGCGTCCCCAGTACGGGGGAGAGCGTCCTATGAGAACAATATCCTCAGAATTTGCAGGTTGGAGTGAAACCCGTGATCGGTGAAAGACATTCTGGAAAGCGCGGAATCCTGCGCTCTACCCCTTTGCTGCTGTTATTGCCGGGATTGCTTCTACCCGGATGCGGGCGGCACACAGCCGTGGAGATAGGGCAGGGAGCGGACAGCTTTCTCTCGGCGGGAGCGGCAAAGACCGGTAACCCGCAGGTGGCGCGCTACACGGTGACACCGCGCACCGCTGCCGATATCACAGTCGAGTTCGGGCCTACGACAGGTTATGGCTCGAAGACCTGGACCGTGCATGCGAATGCGGATCAGCCGGTGGAGATGCTGGTCGCGGGAATGCGCGGGGATGCGACCTATCACATGCGTGCGGTGGTGCATTTCAACGACGGCACCACGGTAAACGATACAGACCAGAGCTTTGCCACCGGGCATTATCCGGAGCACCTGCGGCCGCACATCACCGTGGAGAGCCATGGGAATCCGCAGCCAGGCGTGGAGCTGCTGAATCCGTCGATCGGTTCGGGCTTCCAGGCAACGGTGGTCGACCTCCAGGGCAATCTGCTCTGGGCCTATGAGTACAAGGACCGGCAATCCGTGGCCAAGGTGCAGTTCCATCGCTATGAGCAGTCGGCCGCCTTCACCCTGAAGGGTTGGGGTTGGTGGCTGGAAAAGCATGTGGGCATGCATCCGGCCGGAGATCCAAAGCTGTGGGATGCGAAGCTGTGGAAGTCTCCGCCGCCGATGCGCCGCTTCGCGACGATCATCAACCCGATCAAGCCGCTGCCCAACGGGAATTTTCTGCTGGTGATCGGCCTCGCCTCGCACGCGCTGGTCGATGGTCCTGATGGCACGCCCCCGCCGGGGACGCTGAGCACGCTGCGCGAGATCAATCTTGCAGGCGAGACCGTGTATGACCTACCGGTAGCGGAGCTGAACAAGAGGCTCGCCACCATTGGCTACAAAGGTCCGCAGATCGAGATGGTGCATCACGACGTAGAGGTGCTGCCGAACGGGCACATGATCGTGATTGCGAACGGAACGAAGGTCTACCGCGATCTGCCCGGGCGGCCAGGCGCGACGCGCGTGGTGGGCGACGTGCTGGTGGATCTCGATCAGAACTTCCAGCCGGTGTGGACGTGGAGCACCTTCGATCATCTCGACATTACGCGGCACCCGATGGACTTTCCTGACTGGACGCATACGAATGCGGTGGTCTACACCAAGGACGACGGCAACCTGCTGGTCTCCATGCGCTCGCAGCACTGGGTGATCAAGGTGGATTATCGCAATGGCCACGGTACGGGCAACGTGATCTGGCACCTTGGACATGGCGGCGACTTCCAGCTGATCGGCGGCCATGATCCCGAAGACTGGCAGTATGGAGAGCACCAGCCGGCTATCTTCAGCACGAACAATGCCGGTGTCTTCGACATGGGCGTAATGGACAACGGCAACGAGCGGCTGCTCGCGGATGGGAAGGTCTGCGGCACCAAGGGCGCTGGCCCGTGCTACACGACGGTACCGATCTACCACATCGACGAGGCCGCAAAGACCGCAACACTTGTCTTCCACGATGTGTTTCCGCCGAAGCAGTTCTCTCTGTGGGGCGGCGGCATTCAGTCTCTCGCGAATGGCGATGTGGAGATCGATCTGTGCAACCAGGGGATGGCGTCGAATGTGCTCGAGGTGACGCGGGAGGAGCATCCGCAGACGGTGTGGCAGTTGCACCTGGAGCGCTCGAACTCGTATCGCTCCGAGCGGCTGCCGAGCCTCTATCCCGGCGTGCAGTGGAACTAGCCATCCAGGTACCCGCCTTCGGCTGCTTCGCGCAGGGCGAACGGCCTTCGGCTCCCGCTCCCGTTGGTCGCGGGACTGACCGTCCCGGCATTCGCCTTCGGCCTCCGCTCCCGTTGGTCGCGATGACAAGCAACCAGTAAAACAAAAGTCCCACATCTCGGAAGTGAGATGTGGGACTTCTGCTTTTCCAGCGTGATAGCTTAGTGGGCCGCGGTTGCCGTAAGTGCCGCGTTGCGGAAGGCAGCTTCGTGCTGTGCAGGCACAACCGCCAGCTCGCCCATGCGCCAGGTATCGACGTACGGCACCTTGCGGACGATGGTCCACTCCGCGGAGCCGCCGGCAGGCGGGGCGAACTCGACGATGACGGTGTTATCGACATCATTGAGAACGACGTTGCCGTTGGGCAGGCGGGTGCAGTCTTGAATCCAGCCGCCATCGTAGGGGATGACGCCGGTGCGCTTGAGGTTATCGTCGAGCAGGACCAGTTCCTTGCCGAGGCTGTTGGCGAGAATCCAGCCGCCGGGAATCTTCTCCAGGCTGTGTGCCCGTGCCAGTCCATCAATGACGACTTCGCCCTTCTGCTCGGATGGCGGCAGGCTGCGGTCGATCTGCACGACCACGCCCTGATGGAAAAGCATCGCCAGCACATAGCGCTCATTCTCAGGGTCGCGGATGGTTGCGCAGTTGACATGCGTGCTCTGGTACTTGGTGTGATAGTAGCGATCGCGGTGCTCGCCGCCGCGTCCGCTCTCGCGGCGCTCGCCGGAGGGTGTCACATCGTAGCCATGCTCGGCGGCCCACCACTCCCAGATCACATTGCCCTGAAGATCGACTTCGACGACGAGGTCGGTACCGCAGGAGGCGGCCAGCAGACCGCGCTTTGTGCGCTCGAGGCTGTGGAGATCGTTGAAATAGGGATGCGAGATGCGCTGCAGCAGCTTGCCCGGCTCACGATCGGCGTCGATGCGGAAGATGTTCCCTGCTTCGAAGTCGTTCATGTAAAGAATGCCGTCGGCAAAGCAGTAGCCTGCCGGATTACCGAGGAGATTGCCCCAATCCGACTGCCAGATGATTTCCTGCGTGTCCCAGTCATAGACCACGAAGGTGCCGGGATAGTCGGAGGTGGCATCCATGGTCGGACCGAGCTGATCGGCGGGAAGAAAGCGGTATTCCTCCTTGACCCAGGTGAGAGGCGCCGGCGGAGCGCTGGCGGTAACAGGGATGGCGTTTGCCACTTTCTGGCCGGGGACTGCGGGCAGCCCACCTTCCAGCTTCCAGCGCGCGCGAAGGCGGGCGTTCTGCGTCGTGTAGACAGATGCTGCTAAAAGCATGGAATCAGGCTACAGGATGACGCTACTTTCCGCTAAGGAACAAAGGGCGAAAAGTAAACCATGCCGCTGCGTTATAGAAGGTGCAACTTTTCCCTTCCATATTTCGTCTGGCTTTCCGGGTGGCCTGTAAGCCTTTCGGCTCCGAAAGCCATCACAGTACGATGTGCACCCATTGATCGACCTTCACTCGCATACGGATTTTTCGGACGGAACCTTCGCTCCCGCGGCTCTGGTACAACATGCGGCGGAGAGCGGAATCACCCTGCTCGCAGTTACCGACCACGACACGGTCGACAGCTACCTCCCTGCGCTCGAAGAGGCGCAACGGCTGGGGATACAGCTGCTCTGCGGTGTGGAACTGAGTACGCATGCCGAACCAAGCGAACGCTCGGTACACCTTCTCGGGTATTTCTCTACCCTGCCGCCGCAATCCTTTTGCAACTGGCTTCGGAAATTGCAGGAAGGCCGGCGCGAGCGCAATATCGAGCTCCTTGCCAGGCTGCGGTCCCTGGGGCTGGAGCTGACGTGGGACGAAGTGCAGCGCCTGGCACAGCGACAGGTCGGCCGGCCGCACTTTGCGCAGGCACTGGTAGCACGCGGCTATGTTTCCTCGCTCCGCGAAGCCTTCGACCGCTACCTCGGCGAAGGAGCAGCAGCATGGGTGGAGCGGGACGAACCGCCGCTCACGGAGACGCTGGCCGCGCTGAGAGAAGCAGAAGGGGTGAGCTCTCTCGCACATCCGGTGCGCATAGCAAACGATGCAGAGGCACTCGGAGAATTCATTGCCCAGTACGCTACGCTCGGACTCGATGCTGTGGAGTGCTTTCACCCGGAAATCTCACCGGAGCTCAGCCAGTACCTGGTACAGACGGCATCGGAACTTGGATTGGGAATCACCGGAGGGTCGGACTTTCACGGTGCGAATAAGCCGGGGATTGCGATCGGGACGGGAAAAAATCAAAGCCTGTGCGTGCCCAAGGCGGTGGAAGAGTGGATCATCGCAAAACTGGGCGCAGTTGCGGCAAAAGATGAGCGGTGTCGAAGCTCACGGAATGAAGGGTAGGGGAAATTTGACGCATATCGATCAGCAGAACGACATACGCGATGCCGTCTCCCGGAATGAGCGAAGAGCAGCATTCCTGGATGAGGCATCGAACCTCCCCTCGCTGCAGTTATCCGATGAAACCATGGCATGGTTCGAACTGCTGGCCGGCGGCGCACTCGCTCCGCTGAGCCGCTTCATGGGCAGCGCTGACGCAACAAGCGTAGAGCGGGAGATGCGGCTGGCGAACGGCACGTTCTTCCCTGTTCCTGTGATTCTTCCGGTGAACGACGCCGCAACCTACCGTACAGGCCAGCGCGTGGCCCTGCGCAGCCGGCAGAATCATCTGCTCGCGCTGTTCACCATCGAGGAGGTGTTTGAATATACCGCCGGCGGACACAGCACCTGGGCCATCAGCGGTCCCATGGACGTGCTGCAGGCACCGTTTTCCCTCCTGTTCCCGCACCTGAGAGAATCTCCCGCCAAGCTGCGCTCCGGGCTCCATAGCCTGGACAGCGAACGCGTGCTGGTAGCAGACGAATGGAATCCGCTGGATGGAGCGCAGACCTCGTGGCTGCGCAAGATGGCCGCGTCTCTCGATGGACGCCTGCTGATCAACCTGATGATGTCCCAGGAACGGCTAGACGATTTCGAATTGTTCCAGAGACTGCGCCGATGTGAGTCCGAGTATCACGAGATGCTGGGTCCCCGGGCGTTTCTGAACCTTGTCAGCGTGCCGAAAATGCAGCCGGGAGCGCGATGTCTTCTTCTCCGCGCACTGATTCATCGTAACTATGGTGCGGATGTATATCTGCTCACAGCCGATGCGATGACAGGCTTCTCAGGCGAAGAGTTTGCGCAGTGGGAAGCAGGGATCGAAGCACTCGGCCTCACTACCCTCTCTCCCGAAACACGCTGGGGAGCATCGAACGCGAGCAGACGGACCCTGGCTTCGCTGAGCACGCGCGAGGCCGAGCGCGGCTTCTGTCTCTGGTTTACAGGACTCCCCGGAGCAGGAAAATCGACGATTGCAGAGCAGGTCGTGGTGCGGTTGATGGAGAACAATCGCAGAGTCACGCTGCTTGACGGCGACGTGGTGCGGACGCATCTCTCAAAAGGCCTGGGCTTCTCGCGCGCGGACCGCGACACGAACGTACAGCGAATCGGGTTTGTAGCCGCCGAGATCGTGCGGCATGGCGGCGTGGCAGTATGCGCCGCAGTAAGCCCCTATGGCGAGTCGCGCGACCGGGTGCGGGAGATGATGAAGCCCGGAGCCTTTGTCGAAATCTTTGTCGACACACCGGTTTCCATCTGCGAACAGCGCGACGTAAAGGGCTTCTACACCAAGGCACGCAAGGGAACGATGAGCTCGTTTACCGGCGTGGACGATCCCTACGAGGCTCCAGAACACGCAGAGATTGTGCTGAAAACGAATCAGGCAACGCCGGCCGAAGAGGCTGAAAAGGTGATGCGCTATCTCCTCTCGCATGGGCACCTGGAAATTCCTGAGACCAAGGAAGAGAAGGACCCTGCCCCACGAAAAAAACGGCTGACCGGACAAACGGTCTGAACAGAATCTAGGCGACCAAAAGCAGCAAAGCCCGCATCCTGTGCGGGCTTTGCTGCTTTTGATCGCTACCAGTGATGAAAATATCCGTCGCGCTCCACCAGCGTGACATCGACACCGAAAAGATTGCGCAGTCGCTCTTCGGTGAGAAGATCCTGCTTGGTACCGTCGGCGAAGATGCGTCCATCCCGCATCATGATGACCCTGTTCACTTCAGGCAGGATATCGGCCAGGTGATGCGTGACCATGATGATACCCGTGCCCTGCTGGACAACCAGGCGCAGGGCCTCGCGAAGCTCGCGCTGCGCGGAGATATCGAGTGCATTGGACGGCTCGTCGAGCAGCAGGGTTCCCGGCTCATGGACAAGGGCGCGGGCAATCATGATGCGTCGCTGCTGGCCCGCAGACATCTCGCCGACAAGCTTCTCGCGAAGATAGCCCGCACCCATCAGATCGAGCGCGGCTTCGGCCTTGTCCCACATCTCGGGAAGCACCGTGAGATTGGGCCAGAGCGAAGAGGCGGAGAAGAAGCCCGCTACGACAGCTTCAAGACCGGAAGTCACAGCCGTACGCTCGCCCGGCAGATGCGCTTCCACCACGCCGAGGTGTGTACGAAGCTGCGAGACATCCCAGCGGCTGCGCCCCAGGAGCTCGACCTTTGTCTCCGGATCGGCAATCGGGTAGCACTCGCGGGTGATGGTCTTGATGAGCGTGGATTTGCCACAGCCGTTCGGCCCGAGGATGGCAACATGCTCGCCTTCATGGATGGTGAGGCTCACATCGTGCAGGACCACATTCTCACCGCGTGCCACGTTGACATGCTGCATCTCGAGAAACGTTGAAGTCTTCAACCGCCTGTCCTTTCATTCCAGTGCCGCCCCATACGGAGAAGACCGCGAGGGTTCGGGCTATGAGCAAAGGCCGGGGCAGACCTTTGGCTCTCCTTCATCTTTAGCTCCCCTTTAGAGTTGATAAAGTAAAACCAGACCATGATTCAAACATCGCTCGTCCCCGCCGGTGCGCTGCCGGGCGGGTTCCGTTTTTCCGCAGTCACCGCAGGGCTCAAGCCGAGCGGCAAGCCGGACTTTGCCGTTGCTGTTGCGGATGAGGCTGCAAGCGCAGCCGCCATGTTCACCGGAAACAAGGTAAAGGCTGCTCCGCTGCAGGTCGGCTCAAAGCACCTCGAACACAGTGGCGGAAAGATCCGCGTGGTAGCTGTGAACGCGGGTAATGCCAACTGCGCGACCGGTAAAGCTGGCCTGCGGGCTGCCGAAGCGGTCTGCACCGCTGCGGCAAAGACCTTCGGCACGACTGAGAATGAGGTCTTCCCCTCTTCCACCGGTATTATCGGTGTACCGCTGCCCTATGAGAAGTTAATCGCGACTCTGCCGGAAGTAGAGCGAACGCTCGCGGCTACGCCGGAGGCCTTCTCCTCCTTTGCGACGGCGATCCTGACAACGGACACACGGCCAAAGGTGGCCCAGGCCACGATCCACGTGGACGGACGCGAGGTGCGCATCCTTGGCGCGGCCAAGGGCGCGGGCATGATCCATCCGCAACTGGTGCCGCACGCGACGATGCTGGTGTATCTCTTCACCGATGCGGCGGTTGCGCCGGCAGCGCTGAAGGCGCTGCTCGAGGGATCGGTGGAGCTGAGCTTCAACCGCATCTCGATCGATGGCGACACCTCCACCAACGACACCGTGCTGCTGCTGGCCTCCAGCGTGAGCGGCGCGAGCGTGGACGAGCACCACGAGGGATTCCGCTCGGCACTGCGCGAAATCTGCACGTCGCTTGCCAAACAAATTGTGGATGATGGCGAAGGCGTAACGCATGTCGTCGAGCTGCAGATAAACGGCGGAGCCAGCGATGCCGACGCCTTGCGCGTGGCCAAGGCGATTGCACATTCTCCGCTGAACAAGACCGCGTGGGCGGGCAGCGATCCGAACTGGGGAAGGCTCATGGCCGCAGCAGGTTACTCCGGCGCGGAGCTCGACCCGGCACGGATAAACATCTGGCTCGGCGAGCAGAAGATCTGCGAAAACGGTGGCCGTGTTGCCGATTTCGATAAGAGCAGAGCCCATCAGTACCTCACGCAACGGAATGTGACGATTCGTCTGGATCTCGGCCTCGGCTCGGGCAGCTGTGTTTTCTGGACGACCGATCTGACGACGGAATACGTGCACATTAACGCAGATTATTCGACCTAAAAACGCGACCGATAGACCGCGCGAAAGTGCATCAAAATGTGTGCAGGTTGCTAGACCCCGCATAAACACTGCACTTTCGCGCTATTTTCCCCGGTCTTGCACAGGCTTTTTCACATTTCTGTTGAAATCCTTTCGCCTCCGCGTGGGAAAGTTTGCGCGCGCCGGCGAAAAAACTTCCGCTACAATCGCACAGACGAGGCACCTGTCCGCACCCCATGTCATCATCCAGGCAGAAATCTGCAGCGGCGATTGCCGGCAAGAACGGGCATTCGCTGATCAGCGACGAAAAGTTCCGCGCGTTGTACGATGCGCTTCTCGAAGGCCAGCTGCTGCATGAACAGCTGCGCACGCAGGGGCTGAGAAACGACTCCCTGCATCGCGAGGCCGGTCCAGCTGCGCTGGTACTCGACTTGCGTAAAGAAGACACGCTGCTGATGCCCTCTCCGGTGCACTTCGCACATCGGCTCAAGGGTACGAAGCTCCCTGCGCTGCTGCAGCAAGATACAACCGCAAGCAATGCGGAAGACAGGCTCGCCGATGCGATCCGCGCGGCAGTCCTGCACCAGGTGCGCGGAGACAATGGGATCGTGCTCGTCTTCTTCGAGCTCGATCAGGCAGAGAGCCTCGCGCGCTTCCATGCCCTGTTCACCGCCGCAGTCGGTGGACGTTTGCCGATCGTCTTCGTGCTGGAAAGCCCGGCTGGGTTTGCGGATTCCGCAGCCTTCCGTGAAGCGCATCGCGAGATGGCCTACATCACGGTGGATGCACATGACCTGGTCGCGGTGTATCGCGTGGCGCAGGAGTCGATCGTGCGGGTGCGTGAATCCGCGACACCGGCGCTTATCGAACTGGTCACCGTCGAAGGCCTCTCCGACCCGGCAGAGAAGTTCCATATCTATCTGCAACGCAAGGGATTGCCTGCCAGCCGCTGGAAGATGACAGCAAAGAGAAGATTTGAAAAGGAATGGCACTCTGCTTGTCTTCCCCAAGGCAATCCTCTAGCCTGAGGGCTGGGCTTCGTCACCTGCAGGTTTCACAGTCGTGCATCGAAACGGCTACCCCCAATCGTTCGAGGTGTAATTGAGAGTATTTCTGTCATCAGGCCTGCTCCTCCTGCTGGGCATCCCCGTTTCCTCCGCAGCCGCGCAGACGACCGATACCGCGACTGCCTCAGCATCTACACCGCAGGGTGTGCCCTCCAACTATCAACCAGCCATGCCGGTCACCTATATCAGCTCACTGGGCTCAACCTATGTGCCCATGGACAGCTGGATTTATCCGGCGCTGGACCGGCTGCATGGAATGGGCTACCTGGACACGGCTTATCTTGGCATGCGGCCGTGGACCCGGCTGAGCATCGCGCACATGCTGCAGGAGACGAGCAACAAGATCGATTCGCATCCGGACGATGAGGCAGCACTGGAGATCTTTCTGGCTCTGCGCAAGGAGTTCGAAGCGGACGAAGAAGGCGGGAACGGCCAGCGTGTCGCGCATATGGAGCTCGAGAGCACCTATACGGACTTCCGCGGCATTGCCGGAACCCCGTTGCGTGACAGCTTCAACCTCGGACAGACCATCGTGAACGATTACGGGCGTCCATACCAGGAAGGCTTCAACAACTACAGTGGCTTCAGCGCACGGGCCGAGGCAGGACGCTTCTCACTCTACTTCCGCGGCGAGTATCAGCATGCACCCGGTGCCGCGGGATATTCGCAGGCACTGGCGGAGTACCTCTCCGAGCGTGCCACTGTCCCCTTCGCAACCAACCCCGTTCAGGACACGATCCCCGAAGGACCGATTGCCGAAGCGAATCCATTTCGCGTGATGGAAGCGTCTCTCTCCTATCACCTGCTGGGACATGAAATCTCGTTTGGCAAGAACGACCACTGGCTAAGCCCCGCCAGCGGCGGCGCAATGTCGTGGAGCACCAACGCCGAAAACATCTACACCTTCGATATCAACCGCGTGGAGCCACTGCGTATTCCTGGACTCTCGCGGATCACAGGTCCGTTCCGCTATGAGTTCTTTGTCGGTAGCCTGAAGGGCCACACGGCCCCGAATGATCCATGGACGCACATGGAGAAGATCAGCTTCAAGCCAACGAAAAATCTCGAGCTCGGCTTCGAGCGCACGGTGATCTGGGGCGGTAAAGGGCACGAACCGATTACCATCCACACATTCCTGAAGAGCTTCTTCAGCGTCCAGAATGTGACGTACCAGGAGAAGTTCTCCCGCGACGACCCAGGCGCGCGCTTCGGCAGCTTCGACTTCAACTATCGCCTGCCCTTCGTCCGCAACTGGCTCACGCTGTACTCCGATTCGGAAGCGCATGACGATGTGAACCCCATCAGCGCGCCGCGCCGCTCCGGCATCCGACCGGGACTTTATCTCTCTCATACGCCGGGACTGCCCCAGCTCGATCTGCGCGTGGAGGCAGCGGACACGATGCCGGTCAGCGATGCCAACTCACCCGGCTTCTTCCTTTACAACGAGAGCGTCCAGAAGCAAGGCACGACAAACAAAGGCTTCATGTTCAGCGACTGGATTGGACGTGGTGCAAAGGGCGGTCAAGCATGGCTGACCTATCACCTCTCACCGAATGAGAACATTCAGTTCGCCTATCGCAATGCAAAAGTCGACCAGGCATTCATTGCCGGCGGCACCACGCAGAATCTCTACACCATCTCAGCCGTGAAGCGGGTGATGAAGGACATCGAGATCCGTGGCTCCGTTCAGCACGAAGAGTGGAAGGCCCCGATCTACAAGACCGGTCAGCAGGGCGACACGACGGTCGAAGCGCAGTTCACCTGGTTTCCGAAGCTGGAAAAGAAGTTCTAACCATTGCATGGAGCAGACGCCTTCGGCACCCGCTCCCTTTGGTCGCGATCTGGCACGCTTCGAACCCATGTCTCAATGGCGAGACATGGGGCACCCGGGGTTTGTGGGAGAAGGATGTGGGTGCCCCCACCTCTCGTTTTTGAGAGGTGGGTTCGCAGGATCTAGCCGATCCGCTGGCGGAGATCGGAGCCGGTCATTTCGATGGGCTCGTTGAGATTGAGCATGCCCAGCACGGTCGGCGAAATATCGCGCAGCGAGCCATTCGGGCTCAGCGTGTACTGGTTGGCATCCTCCGCCACGTAGATAAAGGGCACAGGGTTGGTAGTGTGCGCGGTATGCGGGCCACCGGTCACGGGGTCGACCATCATCTCAGCATTACCGTGATCGGCAGTGATGAGCATCGATCCGCCATATTGCTTCAGCGCGCGGTAGATCTCACCGAGGCAAGCATCGACGGTCTCTACGCCTTTGATCGTCGGCTCGAGCTTGCCTGAGTGACCGACCATGTCCGCGTTCGCAAAGTTGACGACTAATAGCTCAAAGGTGCGGTCCTGCAAGGCTTTGACCACACCCTCGGCAATGCCGGCCGCCGACATCTCGGGCAGCAAGTCGTAGGTCGCAACCTTCTTCGACGGAATGAGCAGACGATCTTCGCCGGGGAATGGCGTCTCGATGCCGCCGTTGAAGAAGTAGGTGACGTGCGCGTACTTTTCCGTCTCGGCGATGCGCAGGTTGCGCATCTGCGCCTTGGACATCAGGTTTGCGAGCAGGTTGTCCATCGACTCGGGCAGAATGATGAGCGGCAGCGTGTAGTTCTTGTCGTACTGCGTCATGCAGAGGTACGTCAGATCTTTCGGCACCTCGCTGCGCGGGATGGTCGTGTCCAGCTCTTCTGCTTTCGCGAGATCGAGACCGTCCTTCTTCGTCAGACCGCTGTTACGCGTGAGCACACGCGTGATCTGGCGGGCGCGATCGGCGCGGTAGTTGAACATGATGCAGACATCTTCATCGCGGATGGGGCCGTTCGGATGACCGTGCGCATCGGTGACTACGAAGGGAATGATGAACTCGTCCGTAATGCCGTTGTTGTAAAGCTCCTTCACGCGCGCGACCGGATCGGCATAGGCGCCGCCCTCGGCGTGGCCCTTCACCATCGCGTCGAAGGCCAGCTTTTCGCGCTCCCAGCGGAAGTCGCGGTCCATCGCATAGTAGCGCCCGGAGATCGAAGCGATCTTGCCGATCTGCAACTCACGCATCTTCTGCTCGAGAGCCGCAAGATAGCCGGCGCCAGAGGTGGGCAGCGTATCGCGGCCGTCCATGAAAGCATGCACGTAGACCTTCTCGAGACCAAGACGCTTCGCGGCTTCAAGCAGCGCGTAGAGATGGCGTTGATGCGCATGCACGCCGCCGTCGGAGACCAGGCCGAGCAGGTGCAGCGCATGTCCGCCTGCGGCGGCTTTCTTCATGGCGGAGACGATCGCCGGATCGGAGTAGAAATCACCACTGGCGATCAGCCCATCGATGCGGGAGATATCCATGCGCACGACGCGACCCGCGCCGATATTCAGGTGACCGACCTCACTGTTGCCCATCTGCCCGTCAGGCAGGCCGACGAAGTGATCGGAGGCGTGCAGCAGCGTGTTCGGGAACTCAGCCAGCAGCTTGTCATAAGTCGGCTTGCGAGCCAGCGCGATGGCGTTGTTCTCCACCTGCGGACGATAACCCCATCCGTCGAGGATGGTCAGCACGATAGGCGTTTTAGGGGTCGACACTCTTGCTCCTGAAAAGCTTGGGCCGCTGTGCGCGGCCCGTGGTTGAGTCTACTTACTGCTGAGGCTTTGCTGCGGGAGCGGTCGAGGTCGTGGAGGAGCC harbors:
- a CDS encoding thiamine pyrophosphate-dependent enzyme — its product is MSSSRQKSAAAIAGKNGHSLISDEKFRALYDALLEGQLLHEQLRTQGLRNDSLHREAGPAALVLDLRKEDTLLMPSPVHFAHRLKGTKLPALLQQDTTASNAEDRLADAIRAAVLHQVRGDNGIVLVFFELDQAESLARFHALFTAAVGGRLPIVFVLESPAGFADSAAFREAHREMAYITVDAHDLVAVYRVAQESIVRVRESATPALIELVTVEGLSDPAEKFHIYLQRKGLPASRWKMTAKRRFEKEWHSACLPQGNPLA
- a CDS encoding ABC transporter ATP-binding protein; translation: MKTSTFLEMQHVNVARGENVVLHDVSLTIHEGEHVAILGPNGCGKSTLIKTITRECYPIADPETKVELLGRSRWDVSQLRTHLGVVEAHLPGERTAVTSGLEAVVAGFFSASSLWPNLTVLPEMWDKAEAALDLMGAGYLREKLVGEMSAGQQRRIMIARALVHEPGTLLLDEPSNALDISAQRELREALRLVVQQGTGIIMVTHHLADILPEVNRVIMMRDGRIFADGTKQDLLTEERLRNLFGVDVTLVERDGYFHHW
- the cysC gene encoding adenylyl-sulfate kinase; this translates as MKGRGNLTHIDQQNDIRDAVSRNERRAAFLDEASNLPSLQLSDETMAWFELLAGGALAPLSRFMGSADATSVEREMRLANGTFFPVPVILPVNDAATYRTGQRVALRSRQNHLLALFTIEEVFEYTAGGHSTWAISGPMDVLQAPFSLLFPHLRESPAKLRSGLHSLDSERVLVADEWNPLDGAQTSWLRKMAASLDGRLLINLMMSQERLDDFELFQRLRRCESEYHEMLGPRAFLNLVSVPKMQPGARCLLLRALIHRNYGADVYLLTADAMTGFSGEEFAQWEAGIEALGLTTLSPETRWGASNASRRTLASLSTREAERGFCLWFTGLPGAGKSTIAEQVVVRLMENNRRVTLLDGDVVRTHLSKGLGFSRADRDTNVQRIGFVAAEIVRHGGVAVCAAVSPYGESRDRVREMMKPGAFVEIFVDTPVSICEQRDVKGFYTKARKGTMSSFTGVDDPYEAPEHAEIVLKTNQATPAEEAEKVMRYLLSHGHLEIPETKEEKDPAPRKKRLTGQTV
- the argJ gene encoding bifunctional glutamate N-acetyltransferase/amino-acid acetyltransferase ArgJ, producing MIQTSLVPAGALPGGFRFSAVTAGLKPSGKPDFAVAVADEAASAAAMFTGNKVKAAPLQVGSKHLEHSGGKIRVVAVNAGNANCATGKAGLRAAEAVCTAAAKTFGTTENEVFPSSTGIIGVPLPYEKLIATLPEVERTLAATPEAFSSFATAILTTDTRPKVAQATIHVDGREVRILGAAKGAGMIHPQLVPHATMLVYLFTDAAVAPAALKALLEGSVELSFNRISIDGDTSTNDTVLLLASSVSGASVDEHHEGFRSALREICTSLAKQIVDDGEGVTHVVELQINGGASDADALRVAKAIAHSPLNKTAWAGSDPNWGRLMAAAGYSGAELDPARINIWLGEQKICENGGRVADFDKSRAHQYLTQRNVTIRLDLGLGSGSCVFWTTDLTTEYVHINADYST
- a CDS encoding aryl-sulfate sulfotransferase; protein product: MEIGQGADSFLSAGAAKTGNPQVARYTVTPRTAADITVEFGPTTGYGSKTWTVHANADQPVEMLVAGMRGDATYHMRAVVHFNDGTTVNDTDQSFATGHYPEHLRPHITVESHGNPQPGVELLNPSIGSGFQATVVDLQGNLLWAYEYKDRQSVAKVQFHRYEQSAAFTLKGWGWWLEKHVGMHPAGDPKLWDAKLWKSPPPMRRFATIINPIKPLPNGNFLLVIGLASHALVDGPDGTPPPGTLSTLREINLAGETVYDLPVAELNKRLATIGYKGPQIEMVHHDVEVLPNGHMIVIANGTKVYRDLPGRPGATRVVGDVLVDLDQNFQPVWTWSTFDHLDITRHPMDFPDWTHTNAVVYTKDDGNLLVSMRSQHWVIKVDYRNGHGTGNVIWHLGHGGDFQLIGGHDPEDWQYGEHQPAIFSTNNAGVFDMGVMDNGNERLLADGKVCGTKGAGPCYTTVPIYHIDEAAKTATLVFHDVFPPKQFSLWGGGIQSLANGDVEIDLCNQGMASNVLEVTREEHPQTVWQLHLERSNSYRSERLPSLYPGVQWN
- a CDS encoding PHP domain-containing protein, which codes for MIDLHSHTDFSDGTFAPAALVQHAAESGITLLAVTDHDTVDSYLPALEEAQRLGIQLLCGVELSTHAEPSERSVHLLGYFSTLPPQSFCNWLRKLQEGRRERNIELLARLRSLGLELTWDEVQRLAQRQVGRPHFAQALVARGYVSSLREAFDRYLGEGAAAWVERDEPPLTETLAALREAEGVSSLAHPVRIANDAEALGEFIAQYATLGLDAVECFHPEISPELSQYLVQTASELGLGITGGSDFHGANKPGIAIGTGKNQSLCVPKAVEEWIIAKLGAVAAKDERCRSSRNEG
- a CDS encoding capsule assembly Wzi family protein, whose product is MRVFLSSGLLLLLGIPVSSAAAQTTDTATASASTPQGVPSNYQPAMPVTYISSLGSTYVPMDSWIYPALDRLHGMGYLDTAYLGMRPWTRLSIAHMLQETSNKIDSHPDDEAALEIFLALRKEFEADEEGGNGQRVAHMELESTYTDFRGIAGTPLRDSFNLGQTIVNDYGRPYQEGFNNYSGFSARAEAGRFSLYFRGEYQHAPGAAGYSQALAEYLSERATVPFATNPVQDTIPEGPIAEANPFRVMEASLSYHLLGHEISFGKNDHWLSPASGGAMSWSTNAENIYTFDINRVEPLRIPGLSRITGPFRYEFFVGSLKGHTAPNDPWTHMEKISFKPTKNLELGFERTVIWGGKGHEPITIHTFLKSFFSVQNVTYQEKFSRDDPGARFGSFDFNYRLPFVRNWLTLYSDSEAHDDVNPISAPRRSGIRPGLYLSHTPGLPQLDLRVEAADTMPVSDANSPGFFLYNESVQKQGTTNKGFMFSDWIGRGAKGGQAWLTYHLSPNENIQFAYRNAKVDQAFIAGGTTQNLYTISAVKRVMKDIEIRGSVQHEEWKAPIYKTGQQGDTTVEAQFTWFPKLEKKF